ACGGTGCAGCAGCGTTATGCCGCCCTATTCGACACGCTCGGCTGGCAGCGGGTGGGATCGCGCCGGGTGGCCGGCGTCGAACACGCCTGGATGCGCTGGCCGCTGGACCCGGTGCAGCGTGCCGCCGCTGCCACCAAGTCATTTCTGGGCTCGACCCTGGCGCCGCTGCGGCGGACTCCCGGTGGCCTGGGGCCGGCGGGTTTCGTCGGGGACGACGGCGTCCCGGTCGGCGGGACCGACCTGATCGCCGCCTGTGATGCCATCATCCCGTCGATGGTCGAACGGGATCCTGAATGGGCGGGCTGGTGTTCGGTGCTGGTCAACGTCAACGATCTGACCGCGATGGGCGCTGCGCCGGTGGGGCTGCTCGACGCTGTGGGTGCCCCCACCCGCGGCATCCTCGACCGGGTGATCTCCGGTGTCGCGGCGGCCTCGGCCGCCTGGCAGGTGCCCGTCCTGGGCGGACACACCCAACTCGGTGTCCCCGCCGCGCTGTCGGTGACCGCGCTGGGCCGCACCCGCGCACCGGTCCGTGCCGGCGGCGGCATCGTCGGCGACCCGATCCGGTTGACCGTCGACACCACCGGTCGGTGGCGGCCGGGTTACCACGGGCGGCAATGGGATTCGACGAGTACGCGCAGCAGCGCGGACCTGGCGGCGATGACCACCCTGGTGGCACGCTCGGCACCCCGGGCGGCCAAGGATGTCAGCATGGCCGGCATCGTCGGAACACTGGGGATGATGGCCGAAGCCTGCGGCACCGGTGCCGAACTGGAGGTGTCCACCGTGCCCCGCCCGGCGGACGCCGCAGTGGGTGACTGGCTGACCTGTTTTCCCGGCTACGCCATGTTGACCGCCGGCCCGCAGGCGCCCGCGGCGGCCCCACATAGTGTTGTCAACACCGAGTGTGGCTTTCTCACAAGAGATCTGGGTGTCCGGCTGCGCTGGCCCGACGGCGTGGTCACGTCAGCGCTCACACCGGCGGTGACCGGTCTCGGATCGAGCTGAGCCACCATGGCACCGGTGGTCCTGGCGGCGGTGGCGGCACACTTCGGCCGCGACGTGCCGCGCTGCGTGGACAAGGCCGTCGGCATCATCGACACCGCCCGCCATGAGGGCGTTGACCTCCTGGTCCTTCCCGACGCCTGCCTGGGCGGGTATATCGGGGACTTCCAGGCGCCCGATCCCGACGACCCACCACCGGCGCTGGACCACGACGGACCGGAGATCGCCGCGATCGTCGCTGCGGCTGGACCGGCGACGGTGTGCCTGGGATACGCCGAGGCCGCACCCGGCGGAGGCCGCTACAACACCGCTGTCTGCGTCACCGGCGACGGAGTGCTGGGCAGCTACCGCAAGGTGCATCAACCCGCCGGTGAAGCCCTGACCTACCTCGCCGGTGACCGGTTCTCCACCTTCGACACCCCGGTGGGCCGGCTCGGCATGCTCATCGACTACGACAAGACCTTCCCCGAAGCTGCCCGCACCCTGGCCGCTGCCGACGCCGGCATCATCGCCGCGCTGTCGGCGTGGCCGGCCAGCATCACCGACCGTGCCTCACGCCTGCCGGCCGACCGGCAGTCGCGACTGTTCGACCTCTACGACTGCGCGCGGGCCGCCGAGAACCAGGTGGTTTTGGTGTCGTCGAACCAAACCGGAGTGACGGGCAACCTGCGCTTCCTGGGCCAGGCCAAGATCGTCGGCCCCGGTGGGGACATCCTGGCCACCACCCGCGCCAAAGGTGGGCTGGCCAGAATCGAGATCGATGTCGATGGCGAGATCGCTCGTGCCCGAAAGGTGTTGAATCACTTGGCCGAACTGCGTCCCGACACCTACCAGAGCCGCGGTGAGTGCCGATGAGCCTGCGCGTTGCGCTTCTCACCTACTCCACGAAGCCACGCGGCGGTGTGGTTCACACCCTCAACCTTGCCGAGGCGCTGGCCGCCCAGGGTGCCGATGTCACCGTGTGGTCATTGGCCCGCGCCGGGGACCGCGGGTTCTTCCGTCCGGTTTCTCCCGCTGTCTCGGTTCGACTCGTCGAGTTCACCGACGTCGCCGGGGACACCGTCACCGACCGCATTGTCCGCTCCATCGAACTGCTCCGGCAGGCGTTCACGCCGCAGGACTACGACATCGTGCACGCGCAGGACTGCATCAGCGCCAACGCCGTCGGCAGCTGCATCCGCACCATCCACCACCTCGACGAGTTCACCACGCCGGTGCTCGCGCAGTGCCACGAGCGGGCGATCATCGAGCCCTACGCGCGGATCTGCGTCTCCGAGGCGGTGGCCGCCGAGGTGCGCGCGGGGTGGGCGCTGTCGCCCACGGTCATCCCCAACGGTGTTCAAGCGCAGCGGTTCACCGACGCAGCCGGTGACTCACCGGAGGCCGTCGCCGCACGACGCCGCTGGCAGTCGCAACTGGGCCGCTACGTGCTGGCCGTCGGCGGCATCGAACCGCGCAAAGGCACGATCGATCTGGTCGACGCGATGGCGCTTCTGCGACGCCGAGATCCGCGGCTGACGCTGGTGATCGCCGGCGGTGAAACGTTGTTCGATTACCGCGACTACCGCACGGCCTTCGACCAACGGTGTCTCGAACACGGTGTCAGCCCGGTGATCCTCGGCGCCATCGAGGATTCCGACCTGCCTGCCCTGGTCGCCGGCTGCGCGGCGTTCGCGTTCCCTTCGACCAAGGAGGGATTCGGTCTCGCCGCGATGGAGGCGCTTGCCGCGGGCCGCCCCGTCGTCGGACGAGACTTACCGGTGCTGCGCGAAGTGTTCGGTGCCACCATCGGTTTCGCGACCGACGCTGCCGGCTTCGCCGAGGCGCTGACCGCAGCGCTCACACATTCCCAGGATCCGGCGGCCGGACGCGCGCTGGCGGCATCCAGGACCTGGGCCAGCGCCGCGCGAGCGCACCTCGACTTCTACCTGCGCCACTCTCGGCGCTGACGACAGGCGCCTACTGCGGCGCGTATCCCAACGCGGCTTTGGTCTCCAGGAACTCATCGAAGGCGAAGTGTCCCCACTCGCGGCCGTTGCCACTGCGCTTGTACCCGCCGAACGGCGCGCTGATGTCGAAATTGTGGTTGATGGCCACCGAACCCGCCCGGATCCGGCGGACCACCGCGCGGGCTGTCTCCAGATCCGCGCCCGACACGTAACCGGCGAGCCCGTACTCGGTGTCGTTGGCGATCTCGACGGCCTGGTCGAGATCGTCGTAGCCGAGGATGCACAGCACGGGGCCGAAGATCTCCTCCCGCGCGATCGTCATGTCGTTGGTGACGTTGGCGAACACGGTCGGTTTGACGTAGTAGCCGACGCCGAGTCCGTCGGGACGGCCGACTCCGCCGACGACGACGTCGGCGCCCTCGTCGACACCCTTCTGCAGCAGTCCCTGGATCTTGTCGAACTGCACCTTCGAGGCCACCGGCCCGATCGCTGACTTCTCCGACGGGTCACCAACCTTGACCGCGGCGGCGGTCTCGCGGGCGATGGCGGCGGCCTCGTCCATCCGGGACTTCGGCACCAGCATCCGCGACGGGGCGTTGCAGCTCTGCCCGCTGTTCACCATCATCACCGACACTCCAGAAGCCACACTCTTGGCGAAGTCGGCGTCGTCGAGCACGATGTTGGGGCTCTTGCCGCCGAGTTCCTGCGTGACCCGCTTGACCGTCGGGGCGGCATTCTTGGCCACCTCGATGCCCGCGCGGGTGGACCCCGTGAAGGAAACCATGTCGATGTCGGGATGGCTGGCCAGCGCGGTGCCGACGCCGGGGCCGTCGCCGTAGACCAGGTTGTACACCCCGGCCGGGACGCCGGCGGCGTCGATGATCTCGGTGAAGATCTGCGCGGAGTAGGGCGCCACCTCGGACGGCTTGAGCACCATGGTGTTGCCGGTGGCCAGCGCGGGAAAGACCTTGCAGGCGATCTGGTTGATCGGCCAGTTCCACGGCGTGATCAGGCCGCACACCCCGATCGGCTCCTTCACCACCAGGGTGCTGCCGTGCTGTTCCTCGAACTGGAACTTCTTCAGCGCCTCGATCGCGGTCGCCAAGTGCCCCATGCCCATCCCGACCTGCGAACCCGCGGCCAGGCTCGGGGGCGCGCCCATCTCCTCGCTGACCGCGTCGGCCAGGTCGGACGACCGTTTCTGGTACTCGGCCAGGATCGCTCCCAGCAGGGCCAGACGTTCGTCACGGGTGGTCAGTGACCAGGTGGTGAACACCTTGCGGGCCGCTTCGACCGCGGCGTCGACGTCGGCCGCACCGCCGAGGGCGATCCGACCGGAAACCTGTTCGGTGGTCGGGTTGTCGACGTCGAGGCTCTTCGGCTCGATCGGATCCACCCACTGGCCATTGATGTAGAACTTCAGATATTCGCGCACGGTCCCACTCTTCCTCAGCGTCGACGGATTCGGGAGAGTTCTGAGCGCATCATTTTCCGACCAAACCCTCCATTCAACGGGAAGGGGCGGGCGGTGGCCTCTGCCCGGCCACTCAGAAGTCTTGCGGGGGCACTCACGGCGCGTTTAAGATCGTTCCGTATTTGAACGAATGTTCACATTTCGGAGGGACGCACGCCGAGACCGTCCGCGACGACAACCGGAAGAGGGACATGACGCCGCACCGGACGGAGGCATCAGCCCCCCGTACGACCGACCACCTGGACAGCTTCTTCGACCGCGTGGTCGCGGACACCGGACTGAACGGAAACGGTGCGCCGATCAGCACCGGCGTGGTCGATGACCACCTGCGTCGCCACTTCAACCTCTCCGGTGAGCTCAAGCGGATTCCCACCGAGAAGGACGACACGTTCAAGCTCACGACCGACACCCGCCCCTACCTGGTGAAGGTCGCCGCGGCGGATGAGGATCCGGCGATAGTTGATCTGCAGAGTTCGGTGATGCGGTTCCTCGGCCAGAGTGCACCTGAACTTCCCGTTCCCGGACTTCTCAGCACCGCAGACGGCGCTGTTCACGTGGAGATCCCCTGCGGGACAGGTGAATCACCACGCCTGCTGCGGGTCATGGAGTTCATTGAGGGAAGCACGCTGAGCGAGGCCACGCCGTCGCACTCCCAGTTGGAGGATGTCGGAGCGGCCTTGGCGAAGCTGTCGATCGCGCTGCGCCCCTTCAGCCACCCCCGCGAGGATCGACTGGTCCTGTGGGATCTGGCCAACTTCCACCGACTGGGCGAGTTGCGCCAGTACGTCAGGGAGGCCGAGCACCAGAGGCTGGCCGATCTGGTGTTCGCCCGCTACGAGGACATGGTCGTGCCGGTGCTGCCGGATCTCGAAACCCAGTTCGTCCACAACGATTTCAGCCCGTACAACACCATCGTCGACGACGCGTCCCCCGAGTACGTCACCGGCATCCTGGACTTCGGCGACTCCGGACGGTCGGCGGTCATCTTCGACGTGACCGTCGCGGTGGCCAATCAGATCGACAGCAGGCTGACCGACCCGTGGGCCCGGGCATTGTCGGTGTTGTCGGGATACCGACGCGTGCGCGACCTTCCCGATGACCACGTCGATCTGCTGGCCGCGACGGTGCCCGCCCGACTGGTATTGCGGGTGCTCATCGCCGGGTGGCGGGCTCAGCAGAACCCAGAACGACACGAGTACCTGATGAGCCATGCGGGGCGGGACTGGGTCGACCTCGACGCGATCATGAGCGTCCCGGTCAGCGACGTCGTCACCAAACTGCGCTCCACTGCAACGTCAGGAAGGTCCGCATGACTCCCCCTCCCTCGGTCAACTCCTCCCGCGCGCCGATGGTCAACGGCTTCGACCCGGCCGACGTCGACCGTCTCGATCCTCAAGTGGCGGAGCTGATTCAGCGCAGGTCGAAGGTGTTCGGTCCCGGCTACCGGCTCTTCTACCGGGAACCGCCCGAGTTCGTCCGCGGCGAGGCGGCACACCTGTTCGACGCCGACGGCAACGACTACCTGGACGTCTACAACAACGTCCCCTGCGTCGGCCACTGCCATCCGCACGTCGTGGAGGCAGTACATCGCCAGATGCAGACGTTGAACACCAACACCCGCTACGTCCAGCGCGCCGTCGTCGAGTACGCCGAACGCCTCGTCGCGAAGTTCCCAAGCGAGCTGACCCGGGCGACGTTCACCTGCACCGGATCCGAGGCCAACGACCTGGCGCTGCGACTGGCGAAGTACGTCACGGGTAACGAAGGCGTCATCGTCACCGAGGGCGCCTACCACGGTCTGACCACCGAGGTCGCCGCCATCTCCCCGTCACTCGGGACCGGCACACCGCTGGGCCGCCATGTCCGCGTCGTCGCCGCACCCGACCGACGGACCGCGCCGGACGGCGACCTCGCTGCCGAGATGCGCCGCAGGGTCCGCGCCGCGATCGCGGACCTGCACCGGCACGGATACCGCCTGGCGGCATTCGTCGCCGACAGCATCTTCTCCAGCGACGGCGTGTTCGCCGATCCCGTCGGGTTCCTGCAGCCCATCGTCGAGGAGGTCCACGCCGCTGGCGGGTTGTACATCGCCGACGAGGTGCAACCCGGCTTCTGCCGCACCGGCCAGTCCTGGTGGGGCTTCCAGCGCCACCGCATCGTTCCCGACATCGTCACCATCGGCAAGCCGATGGGCAACGGCATCCCGATCGCCGCGGCAATCTTCCGTCCCGAACTCATCGAAGAGTTCGACCGCAATGTCCGCTACTTCAACACCTTTGGCGGCAACACGGTGTCGATCGCCGCGGCCGGTGCGGTGCTCGACGTTCTCGAGTCCGAGGGGCTGCTGTCCCATGCGGATGAGGTCGGACAGGTGCTTCGCGGGTCTCTCGAGGGGCTGATCGACGGCCATTCCACCCTCGCCGAGGTTCGCGGCGCCGGGCTGTTCATCGGGGTCGACGTGGTCGACGGTGCCGGTGAACCGGACCCCGTCGGGGCCGCCGACATCGTCAACAGCCTGCGTGATCGGCGAATCCTGATCTCGGCCAGCGGATTACACGGCAACGTCCTCAAGATCCGGCCGCCGCTGGTCTTCAACGACGCCGATGCCGACCGGTTCCTCACCGAGTTCGCCGCGGTCATCGACGGGCGGGACTGAGATGCGCATGCCCTCCCGCCCAGCCGACTCTGCGATGTGGAAGCAGCGCCACCTCGACGCCCTCGCTGACGAGGAGGGCCTCGACTTTCCCTTCTTCGACCATGCGCGGGCATGGAAGCTCGGCTCGGCGATGGTGTCGACCGCTGTGGATGCCGCACTCCCGGTGACGATCGCGATCGCCTTCGGGGAGCAGCGGGTGTTCCATGCCGCGCTCGCCGGTTCGGCTG
The DNA window shown above is from Mycolicibacterium confluentis and carries:
- a CDS encoding MSMEG_0567/sll0787 family protein, with product MIPFTASGHSAPVSSSILCGTPRPSASYLVIRAESASQIAGYRQLRHDSFVTEQGLFTRTDRDDIDDDPRTVVLVASSPEGRLLGGVRLAPATATDLGWWTGSRLVTDPAVRASGVGPALVRAACAFAEASGVLRFEATVQQRYAALFDTLGWQRVGSRRVAGVEHAWMRWPLDPVQRAAAATKSFLGSTLAPLRRTPGGLGPAGFVGDDGVPVGGTDLIAACDAIIPSMVERDPEWAGWCSVLVNVNDLTAMGAAPVGLLDAVGAPTRGILDRVISGVAAASAAWQVPVLGGHTQLGVPAALSVTALGRTRAPVRAGGGIVGDPIRLTVDTTGRWRPGYHGRQWDSTSTRSSADLAAMTTLVARSAPRAAKDVSMAGIVGTLGMMAEACGTGAELEVSTVPRPADAAVGDWLTCFPGYAMLTAGPQAPAAAPHSVVNTECGFLTRDLGVRLRWPDGVVTSALTPAVTGLGSS
- a CDS encoding carbon-nitrogen hydrolase family protein, translated to MAPVVLAAVAAHFGRDVPRCVDKAVGIIDTARHEGVDLLVLPDACLGGYIGDFQAPDPDDPPPALDHDGPEIAAIVAAAGPATVCLGYAEAAPGGGRYNTAVCVTGDGVLGSYRKVHQPAGEALTYLAGDRFSTFDTPVGRLGMLIDYDKTFPEAARTLAAADAGIIAALSAWPASITDRASRLPADRQSRLFDLYDCARAAENQVVLVSSNQTGVTGNLRFLGQAKIVGPGGDILATTRAKGGLARIEIDVDGEIARARKVLNHLAELRPDTYQSRGECR
- a CDS encoding MSMEG_0565 family glycosyltransferase; the encoded protein is MRVALLTYSTKPRGGVVHTLNLAEALAAQGADVTVWSLARAGDRGFFRPVSPAVSVRLVEFTDVAGDTVTDRIVRSIELLRQAFTPQDYDIVHAQDCISANAVGSCIRTIHHLDEFTTPVLAQCHERAIIEPYARICVSEAVAAEVRAGWALSPTVIPNGVQAQRFTDAAGDSPEAVAARRRWQSQLGRYVLAVGGIEPRKGTIDLVDAMALLRRRDPRLTLVIAGGETLFDYRDYRTAFDQRCLEHGVSPVILGAIEDSDLPALVAGCAAFAFPSTKEGFGLAAMEALAAGRPVVGRDLPVLREVFGATIGFATDAAGFAEALTAALTHSQDPAAGRALAASRTWASAARAHLDFYLRHSRR
- a CDS encoding aldehyde dehydrogenase family protein yields the protein MREYLKFYINGQWVDPIEPKSLDVDNPTTEQVSGRIALGGAADVDAAVEAARKVFTTWSLTTRDERLALLGAILAEYQKRSSDLADAVSEEMGAPPSLAAGSQVGMGMGHLATAIEALKKFQFEEQHGSTLVVKEPIGVCGLITPWNWPINQIACKVFPALATGNTMVLKPSEVAPYSAQIFTEIIDAAGVPAGVYNLVYGDGPGVGTALASHPDIDMVSFTGSTRAGIEVAKNAAPTVKRVTQELGGKSPNIVLDDADFAKSVASGVSVMMVNSGQSCNAPSRMLVPKSRMDEAAAIARETAAAVKVGDPSEKSAIGPVASKVQFDKIQGLLQKGVDEGADVVVGGVGRPDGLGVGYYVKPTVFANVTNDMTIAREEIFGPVLCILGYDDLDQAVEIANDTEYGLAGYVSGADLETARAVVRRIRAGSVAINHNFDISAPFGGYKRSGNGREWGHFAFDEFLETKAALGYAPQ
- a CDS encoding phosphotransferase, which encodes MTPHRTEASAPRTTDHLDSFFDRVVADTGLNGNGAPISTGVVDDHLRRHFNLSGELKRIPTEKDDTFKLTTDTRPYLVKVAAADEDPAIVDLQSSVMRFLGQSAPELPVPGLLSTADGAVHVEIPCGTGESPRLLRVMEFIEGSTLSEATPSHSQLEDVGAALAKLSIALRPFSHPREDRLVLWDLANFHRLGELRQYVREAEHQRLADLVFARYEDMVVPVLPDLETQFVHNDFSPYNTIVDDASPEYVTGILDFGDSGRSAVIFDVTVAVANQIDSRLTDPWARALSVLSGYRRVRDLPDDHVDLLAATVPARLVLRVLIAGWRAQQNPERHEYLMSHAGRDWVDLDAIMSVPVSDVVTKLRSTATSGRSA
- a CDS encoding aspartate aminotransferase family protein, translating into MVNGFDPADVDRLDPQVAELIQRRSKVFGPGYRLFYREPPEFVRGEAAHLFDADGNDYLDVYNNVPCVGHCHPHVVEAVHRQMQTLNTNTRYVQRAVVEYAERLVAKFPSELTRATFTCTGSEANDLALRLAKYVTGNEGVIVTEGAYHGLTTEVAAISPSLGTGTPLGRHVRVVAAPDRRTAPDGDLAAEMRRRVRAAIADLHRHGYRLAAFVADSIFSSDGVFADPVGFLQPIVEEVHAAGGLYIADEVQPGFCRTGQSWWGFQRHRIVPDIVTIGKPMGNGIPIAAAIFRPELIEEFDRNVRYFNTFGGNTVSIAAAGAVLDVLESEGLLSHADEVGQVLRGSLEGLIDGHSTLAEVRGAGLFIGVDVVDGAGEPDPVGAADIVNSLRDRRILISASGLHGNVLKIRPPLVFNDADADRFLTEFAAVIDGRD